Proteins from a genomic interval of Cryptococcus neoformans var. grubii H99 chromosome 8, complete sequence:
- a CDS encoding endoplasmic oxidoreductin 1 — protein sequence MRLTAKLAVLSLVAAVSAQLDGLRSSSKPAFGLKQKPDSRVARNVLEGKSEGYCSPSGPIESTHCLYETVESLNQQLFPVLHELVETPFFRHYKVDLYKECPFWYENGFCMNRNCGVEEMDENEIPEKWRARALSEVKVSSENGGVSSCYFKEQDFCYVEDDADANGQYVDLTLNPERFTGYAGDSAHNVWRAIYEENCFGLSEASLSEMSKASVGISGLGSKGKSELASAVVGAGGVSKPSRGVNAAPGWGFSKLSEGWGTEMVKAPLSGEEMCEEKKIYYRVISGLHASISIHICADYLDQTTGKWAPNLDCFISRLATHPERLSNVYFNAVLLLRAVARAAPYLEAYDISTSPPGLLKEGDKKAKTRLGEVLSLAGGQGMEKGFDEADFFAGEDSGILKEQFKSHFRNVSRIMDCVGCDKCRLWGKLQVSGIGTALKILFELDDKALDPKVNPDLLQRSEVVALFNTLHRISESLASVEQFRQIYAATQKAETEASRAKALKAARKKHAPSPATPPPAFSLTNIQRIAARVWEKLKGNCKGCLEMCLQTLESGRLGELATSFRRWVGGIGKDRDL from the exons ATGCGTCTCACAGCAAAACTCGCAGTACTCAGTTTAGTCGCTGCAGTATCAGCACAACTAGACGGTTTaaggagcagcagcaaaCCTGCTTTTGGTCTCAAACAAAAGCCCGATAGTAGAGTGGCTCGTAATGTGCTAGAGGGCAAATCGGAGGGGTACTGTTCT CCTTCTGGTCCCATAGAATCAACGCACTGTCTGTATGAGACAGTAGAGTCCCTTAACCAGCAACTGTTCCCAGTATTACATGAGCTTGTGGAAACGCCTTTCTTCAGACATTACAAGGTTGACCTGTATAAAGAATGTCCGTTTTGGTACGAAAATGGGTTTTGTATGAACAGAAATTGTGGAGTTGAAGAAATGGATGAG AATGAGATACCTGAAAAATGGCGAGCAAGAGCATTGTCAGAGGTCAAAGTATCATCGGAG AATGGCGGTGTGTCCAGCTGCTACTTTAAAGAACAAGATTTCTGTTatgttgaggatgatgcgGACGCCA ATGGCCAGTACGTGGACTTAACTCTGAATCCTGAGAGATTCACCGGTTATGCTGGTGACTCTGCCCACAACGTTTGGAGAGCAATCTACGAAGAGAACTGTTTCGGTCTTTCGGAGGCATCCCTTTCTGAAATGTCTAAAGCCTCCGTTGGCATATCGGGTTTGGGAAGCAAGGGGAAAAGTGAGCTGGCATCTGCGGTGGTAGGAGCTGGAGGTGTGAGCAAGCCTTCAAGAGGCGTCAATGCTGCTCCTGGATGGGGCTTCTCCAAGCTGAGTGAAGGATGGGGAACAGAAATGGTAAAGGCACCACTTAGCGGGGAGGAGATGTgtgaggaaaagaagatctACTATCGAGTCATCTCTG GTCTTCACGCTTCTATTTCCATACATATCTGTGCCGACTATCTCGATCAAACCACAGGCAAATGGGCGCCTAACCTTGATTGTTTTATCTCCCGTCTTGCAACCCATCCCGAACGCCTGTCCAACGTCTATTTCAATGCGGTTCTGCTCCTTCGAGCTGTCGCGAGAGCCGCTCCCTATCTGGAAGCCTATGACATCAGTACATCGCCACCCGGTCTGCTGAAGGAGGGTGATAAGAAGGCAAAGACTCGTTTAGGAGAAGTCCTTTCTTTGGCTGGTGGACAGGGTATGGAGAAGGGCTTTGATGAGGCTGATTTCTTTGCTGGTGAAGATTCCGGG ATCCTAAAGGAACAGTTTAAATCCCATTTCCGTAATGTTTCACGCATTATGGATTGTGTAGGATGCGATAAATGCCGCTTATGGGGTAAACTTCAAGTATCTGGTATCGGAACAGCTTTGAAAATCCTTTTTGAGCTCGACGACAAGGCTCTCGA CCCTAAAGTTAACCCTGATCTGCTCCAACGCTCCGAAGTCGTTGCTCTTTTCAACACTCTGCACCGTATTAGTGAAAGCTTGGCGTCTGTGGAGCAGTTCAGACAAATCTATGCTGCCACCCAGAAGGCTGAGACCGAGGCTTCCAGAGCCAAAGCTTTGAAAGCTGCCCGGAAGAAACACGCTCCTTCCCCAGCGACCCCGCCGCCGGCGTTTAGCTTGACGAATATACAACGCATCGCTGCTAGAGTGTGGGAGAAATTAAAGGGGAATTGTAAAGGATGTTTAGAAATGTGTTTGCAGACTTTAGAGAGCGGGAGGTTAGGAGAATTGGCGACATCGTTTCGTAGATGGGTCGGAGGTATAGGAAAAGATAGAGATCTATGA